One stretch of Thermoprotei archaeon DNA includes these proteins:
- a CDS encoding dihydrolipoamide acetyltransferase family protein, with product MPYIFKLPDIGEGTVEAEIIRWLVKEGEKVKADQPIAEVMTEKVNIEIASPKNGTIHKILAKEGEKIRVGQPIISILEEGEQPPEQQPQYITQQTQISSQPTTTQKPMEILATPAVRRLARELGVDITKVKGTGPSGRITEEDVRQYAQSIETPKPQPAEQITITREQQVERIPYRGMRRQIGEHMKQAIKNIPHAVHFEEIDVTELVSIREKLKEALSAQNIKLTYLPFIIKAVIQALKKYPIFNATLDEEKNEIVIKKYYNIGIATATQEGLVVPVIKNADKKNIIELAKEIETLTEKARNKKLELNDVRDSTFSITNIGSIGGILSVPIINYPEAAILGIHRILEKPVIKDDKLITRKIMYLSLSFDHRIIDGAMAAEFVNTIKEYLEQPYLLFIT from the coding sequence ATGCCATACATCTTTAAACTGCCAGACATAGGGGAAGGAACCGTAGAAGCCGAGATAATAAGATGGCTGGTAAAAGAAGGTGAAAAAGTAAAGGCCGACCAGCCAATAGCAGAAGTTATGACAGAAAAAGTAAATATAGAGATCGCATCACCTAAAAATGGAACAATACATAAAATACTTGCAAAAGAGGGTGAAAAAATCAGAGTAGGACAACCAATAATATCCATACTAGAAGAGGGCGAACAACCACCAGAACAACAACCGCAATACATAACACAACAAACACAAATCTCAAGCCAGCCCACTACAACACAGAAACCAATGGAAATACTGGCAACTCCAGCCGTACGGAGACTAGCTAGGGAACTAGGTGTGGACATAACTAAAGTCAAAGGTACAGGACCTAGCGGACGTATCACAGAAGAAGATGTCCGTCAATATGCTCAATCTATAGAAACACCCAAACCACAACCAGCAGAACAAATCACGATAACACGAGAACAACAAGTGGAAAGAATTCCATACAGAGGTATGAGAAGACAAATAGGAGAACATATGAAACAAGCAATAAAAAACATACCACATGCAGTACATTTTGAAGAAATAGATGTAACAGAACTTGTAAGCATTAGAGAAAAACTAAAAGAAGCTCTCTCAGCACAGAACATAAAACTAACATATCTACCATTCATAATAAAAGCAGTCATACAAGCACTTAAAAAATATCCAATCTTCAACGCAACATTAGATGAAGAGAAAAATGAAATAGTGATAAAAAAATATTATAATATAGGAATTGCTACAGCAACACAAGAAGGACTAGTAGTGCCAGTTATCAAAAATGCTGACAAAAAAAATATAATAGAACTTGCAAAAGAAATAGAAACACTGACGGAAAAAGCCAGAAATAAAAAACTCGAATTAAACGATGTTAGAGACAGCACATTTTCAATCACAAACATAGGATCTATAGGAGGCATACTCTCTGTACCCATAATAAATTATCCAGAAGCAGCCATACTAGGCATACATAGAATACTAGAAAAACCGGTCATAAAAGATGACAAACTCATAACAAGAAAAATAATGTATTTATCACTATCATTCGATCACAGAATCATTGACGGAGCTATGGCAGCAGAATTCGTAAATACAATAAAAGAATATTTAGAACAACCCTATTTATTATTTATAACTTAA
- a CDS encoding ATP-binding cassette domain-containing protein, protein MSKVAVEIHGLTKYYGKNLAVDHISLKIYENEIFGFLGPNGAGKTTTILMLATVIKPSDGTAIIDGYDIRRQPKKVREIIGIAFQDPKVYWINTPWEVLYWHAKVCGYRGEEAKNIVRDVLEKLDLWDSRNKKVFELSGGQRKKIEVGKVLIKKPKIAIFDEPTSQIDVTGKHFIWSMIREFRDTGSTIILSTNDLFEADILSDRVAIIYKGRIVTSGAPSQLKDTVPSGDVIELKVESNINSSLLNEIRSDERISKISYSNKILRIYLNRGEEFLPQLISFLNNRGIKILSATIREPTLDDVFLYYTGETLTEVSVGER, encoded by the coding sequence ATGAGCAAAGTTGCTGTAGAAATTCATGGTCTAACTAAATATTATGGTAAAAATCTTGCAGTCGATCATATAAGTTTAAAAATCTATGAGAATGAAATCTTTGGATTTCTGGGACCTAATGGTGCTGGAAAGACTACTACCATACTCATGCTGGCTACTGTGATAAAACCATCTGATGGTACAGCTATAATCGATGGTTATGATATCAGAAGACAACCTAAGAAAGTCAGAGAAATTATAGGAATTGCTTTTCAAGACCCTAAAGTTTACTGGATCAACACACCATGGGAAGTTCTCTACTGGCATGCAAAGGTTTGTGGATATAGAGGTGAAGAAGCAAAAAACATAGTAAGAGATGTACTCGAGAAATTAGATTTGTGGGATTCGCGGAACAAAAAGGTGTTCGAGTTATCTGGAGGGCAAAGGAAAAAAATTGAGGTAGGAAAAGTTTTAATTAAAAAACCAAAAATCGCAATATTCGACGAACCGACGTCACAAATTGATGTAACAGGTAAACATTTTATATGGTCCATGATTAGAGAATTTCGAGACACAGGATCAACAATTATCCTTTCTACAAACGATTTATTCGAAGCTGACATTTTATCTGATCGAGTTGCCATAATTTACAAAGGTAGGATCGTGACTTCTGGAGCACCAAGTCAATTAAAAGATACTGTACCAAGTGGTGATGTTATAGAATTAAAAGTCGAGAGCAATATCAATTCAAGCTTATTAAATGAGATACGATCTGATGAACGAATCTCCAAAATAAGTTATTCTAATAAAATCTTAAGAATTTATCTTAATAGAGGAGAAGAATTTTTACCCCAATTAATATCATTCTTAAACAATAGAGGTATAAAAATTCTGTCAGCAACCATCAGGGAGCCAACACTTGATGATGTATTTCTATATTACACTGGTGAGACGTTAACTGAAGTGAGTGTCGGTGAAAGGTAA
- the cyoE gene encoding heme o synthase: protein MSLKDYITLTKPSQTFLLVFTSIMAYYAAPGNKNYLVALLLIISMTLAVSGVTVINMYFDRDIDSIMPRTKRRPIPSGKVSPTNALIFGIILYLLGQILSLGINSLVALTIFLGFFFDIPIYTLLLKRRSTTNIIFGGIAGSMPAMGGWVAQINAIDMRALLISLLVLLWIPMHIWYISTYYLDDYKQANIPMLPVVVGPRKATTGIIISLLLMELDVIIMYMLRMAGLLTVFASTMLIVLSIYKTFMFAQNPTKIEAKKLFKFASPYLAIIFAMIVIENNLLSIKLVMFMFP from the coding sequence TTGTCGTTAAAAGATTACATCACTCTTACAAAACCAAGTCAAACATTCTTGTTGGTATTTACATCTATAATGGCTTATTATGCAGCGCCAGGAAACAAGAACTATCTAGTTGCATTATTATTAATAATATCAATGACATTAGCAGTGAGTGGTGTTACAGTAATAAACATGTATTTTGATAGGGATATCGACAGTATTATGCCAAGAACTAAAAGACGTCCAATACCCTCAGGAAAGGTCTCCCCCACAAACGCGCTCATATTTGGCATCATTTTATACTTATTAGGGCAGATACTTTCACTGGGCATAAATTCTTTAGTAGCACTCACAATTTTTTTAGGTTTCTTCTTCGACATACCAATCTACACATTACTCCTTAAAAGGCGGTCCACAACAAATATCATATTCGGTGGTATAGCAGGTAGTATGCCGGCCATGGGCGGTTGGGTCGCACAGATCAATGCAATTGATATGAGAGCATTGCTTATATCCCTGCTAGTCCTCCTTTGGATTCCAATGCATATTTGGTATATATCTACATATTACTTAGATGATTATAAACAAGCTAATATTCCAATGCTGCCAGTGGTTGTAGGACCACGCAAAGCTACAACGGGAATCATAATAAGCCTTCTTTTAATGGAATTGGACGTCATTATAATGTACATGCTAAGAATGGCTGGATTATTAACAGTTTTTGCATCAACAATGTTAATTGTTCTATCGATATATAAAACATTCATGTTCGCACAAAATCCAACCAAAATAGAGGCAAAGAAACTTTTCAAGTTTGCCAGTCCATATCTTGCAATAATATTTGCAATGATCGTAATAGAGAATAATTTATTATCAATAAAATTAGTCATGTTCATGTTTCCGTAA
- a CDS encoding ABC transporter permease, which yields MDLKFNFIYIVEHDVKNFFKYKWWLAGLISMNIADIAILALIFNNIITRFQYFNFVLPGITVGALFASAFAIGREINMELRRMIHHYLLSLPISKNEIIFGRIISGGIRGVMYMSPFLIINIVYYYLLETTLNWNIILLSLVILSILSLGISSLSISMAASTKSFDLYVTLRGLFYFVLLFCSTIFYPIQILDTLPQPIPLIAMYNPVTHGTDILRSALTNKTPAIQNILYAIIFSTAFIIIGAIVYSKTIQRT from the coding sequence ATGGACCTGAAATTCAACTTCATTTATATAGTAGAACACGACGTAAAGAACTTTTTCAAATACAAATGGTGGTTAGCAGGTCTTATAAGTATGAACATAGCTGATATCGCAATATTGGCACTCATATTCAATAACATAATAACACGTTTTCAATACTTTAACTTTGTACTCCCAGGAATTACAGTAGGAGCACTTTTCGCTTCGGCATTCGCAATAGGACGTGAAATAAACATGGAACTTAGACGCATGATACATCATTATCTATTAAGTTTACCTATATCAAAAAACGAAATAATTTTTGGTCGCATTATTTCAGGTGGAATACGAGGAGTAATGTACATGTCACCATTTCTAATAATTAACATCGTTTACTATTACTTACTAGAAACAACACTAAACTGGAATATCATTCTTCTATCTCTCGTTATACTGTCAATTCTCTCCTTAGGAATTTCTTCGCTTAGTATATCCATGGCTGCATCTACAAAAAGTTTTGATTTATACGTAACATTACGAGGACTCTTTTACTTCGTTCTACTTTTTTGTAGCACAATCTTTTACCCAATACAAATCCTCGATACGCTACCACAACCAATACCTTTAATAGCTATGTACAATCCAGTAACCCACGGAACAGATATCCTAAGAAGTGCTCTTACAAATAAAACACCAGCGATCCAGAATATATTATATGCTATAATATTCTCAACAGCATTCATAATAATAGGTGCAATAGTATACTCAAAAACAATCCAAAGGACTTAA
- a CDS encoding biotin/lipoate A/B protein ligase family protein translates to MWFKSRNIRFVISETRDPVANLLMEEIILEAVDKGCSIDTLRLWVNDRCLVMGRGSKGYGWYNEDLATRMGIKIYRRITGGGVVYHDGGNLNWSFYIRHQDKNVDIEELFKGPAQIIIKALHNLNIDAYFVPPNRIEYRGYKISGMAAYVKRNAVLVHGTLLVSANLEELNKLCIPPLNSPPVTNLIQWKKDLTVHKIIDVIEITLQHEGFSVIKSNLTSWEDKQVKEKMQNMLDLIH, encoded by the coding sequence GTGTGGTTCAAGAGTAGAAACATAAGGTTCGTGATCTCTGAGACTAGAGATCCAGTGGCCAATTTACTCATGGAAGAGATAATATTAGAGGCTGTCGATAAAGGATGCTCTATCGATACCCTCAGGTTATGGGTTAATGATAGATGTCTTGTAATGGGTAGAGGTTCAAAAGGTTATGGATGGTACAATGAGGATCTCGCTACAAGAATGGGCATTAAAATTTACAGGAGGATAACGGGAGGAGGCGTTGTATACCATGATGGTGGTAACCTAAATTGGAGTTTTTATATAAGACATCAAGATAAAAACGTGGATATAGAAGAATTATTTAAGGGCCCCGCTCAAATTATAATAAAGGCTTTACACAACTTAAACATTGATGCATATTTTGTGCCACCGAATAGGATCGAATATAGAGGTTACAAAATATCAGGCATGGCAGCATATGTTAAGAGAAATGCAGTCTTAGTGCATGGAACGCTCCTTGTTAGTGCAAACCTAGAAGAGCTGAATAAACTATGTATACCACCGTTAAATTCTCCACCTGTAACAAATCTTATACAATGGAAAAAAGACCTTACAGTGCACAAAATAATAGATGTTATAGAAATCACTCTCCAACATGAAGGATTTAGCGTTATAAAGTCAAATCTTACTTCATGGGAAGATAAACAAGTCAAAGAGAAAATGCAAAATATGCTCGATCTCATACATTAA
- a CDS encoding SIS domain-containing protein, protein MMEEVMMAKDLLINGMLNGEELKIPDWFRKPNRVAFIGIGGSAIAGEIISWILINIHGILSQVFRGPEIPTNFFTDDTLVFIISYSGNTWETLAAFRSLKDINSMKISITSNGKLAEISSRFNIPVIPLTPEIQPRSSLYEQVASLLIVLDKLGIRVRASQELEYSKHAIERVLNSEQDRAYEIASMIARKSIVIYGYRSMSVAAMRWKTQFNENAKMTAWYETLTEANHNSLVSWGESEDLNNYSIILLRSPREESEPIRETLNWFQEYLSKRLHLLTYETFEESLLARILSACMMGDVVSVKVSEIKNIDAKSVRPINALKNHMEKWGIYNYLGLDSSSQIDRFL, encoded by the coding sequence ATGATGGAAGAAGTCATGATGGCTAAGGATTTGTTAATTAATGGAATGCTGAATGGTGAAGAATTAAAAATACCTGACTGGTTCAGAAAGCCTAATCGTGTAGCTTTCATTGGGATTGGCGGGTCTGCTATAGCTGGTGAGATAATTTCATGGATTTTAATAAACATTCATGGAATACTTTCTCAGGTCTTTAGAGGACCAGAAATTCCAACAAATTTCTTCACAGATGATACTTTAGTATTCATAATAAGCTACTCTGGTAATACATGGGAGACGCTTGCTGCTTTCAGAAGTCTAAAGGACATTAATTCAATGAAAATATCAATCACATCAAACGGAAAATTGGCAGAAATATCAAGCAGGTTTAACATTCCAGTAATACCTTTAACGCCTGAAATACAACCTAGATCAAGCCTTTACGAACAAGTTGCATCATTATTGATAGTACTGGATAAGCTTGGGATTCGTGTAAGAGCTTCACAAGAACTTGAGTATAGTAAGCATGCCATAGAACGTGTCTTAAACAGTGAGCAGGATAGGGCTTATGAGATTGCTTCTATGATTGCTAGAAAAAGTATTGTGATATATGGTTATCGTTCAATGAGTGTAGCGGCCATGCGATGGAAAACACAATTTAATGAAAACGCTAAGATGACGGCATGGTATGAAACTTTAACAGAGGCAAACCACAATTCATTAGTTAGCTGGGGTGAATCGGAAGATTTAAACAATTACAGCATCATATTACTTCGATCTCCAAGAGAAGAAAGCGAACCAATAAGGGAAACTTTAAACTGGTTCCAAGAATACCTTTCGAAAAGGCTTCATTTACTCACCTATGAAACATTTGAAGAATCGCTATTAGCTAGAATACTTTCAGCGTGCATGATGGGTGACGTAGTATCTGTTAAGGTTTCAGAAATAAAAAATATTGATGCGAAATCAGTAAGACCGATTAATGCGCTAAAAAATCACATGGAAAAATGGGGCATATACAATTATTTAGGGTTGGACAGCAGCTCACAAATAGATAGATTTTTATAG
- a CDS encoding ABC transporter permease gives MNIKIIFLVAERDLRLINQQKAFMTMRWIWFFVQVAVFGYALANLVSPSYYYYKEYYTIGIYVVTLYSSSITIAYEILEEAESGVVDYLLSLPITRKELELGRSIGGGLRGLIITLPPFITALYLVGIADPILLIEAGISIFLLSFGVAGLGITLASTLKSGDKTDIILGMMDAFIARLSTVFYPIQAITKSNPVYGILARVNPLTYAADVLRAALLVPQGIPLDPIMGIVILLAFAIGTTTLAILFYERNLEGGGWT, from the coding sequence ATGAATATAAAAATAATATTCTTAGTTGCTGAACGTGATCTTAGGTTAATTAACCAACAAAAAGCATTTATGACAATGAGATGGATATGGTTTTTCGTGCAAGTAGCTGTATTCGGATATGCGCTAGCTAATCTTGTCTCGCCATCATATTATTACTATAAAGAATATTATACAATCGGTATATATGTAGTTACTCTATATTCATCATCTATAACAATAGCTTACGAAATTCTAGAAGAGGCAGAAAGTGGTGTAGTTGATTATTTATTGAGCTTACCTATAACAAGAAAAGAACTTGAACTTGGACGATCAATTGGAGGAGGATTACGAGGACTCATAATAACATTACCACCCTTTATCACAGCACTATATTTAGTTGGGATTGCTGATCCTATACTTCTAATAGAGGCAGGAATATCCATATTTTTATTATCATTCGGAGTAGCAGGATTAGGAATTACACTCGCATCAACATTAAAATCTGGAGATAAAACCGATATAATACTAGGCATGATGGATGCATTCATAGCACGTCTAAGTACAGTCTTTTATCCTATCCAAGCAATAACAAAATCAAACCCAGTATATGGAATACTAGCGCGCGTCAACCCACTAACCTATGCAGCGGACGTTTTAAGGGCAGCATTACTAGTACCACAAGGAATCCCTTTAGACCCAATCATGGGCATTGTGATATTGCTTGCTTTCGCAATAGGAACAACAACACTTGCCATTTTGTTTTATGAAAGAAACCTTGAAGGAGGCGGATGGACCTGA
- a CDS encoding rhomboid family intramembrane serine protease, which translates to MSIVRLQSITLILIIINVIVFIPVSINYTILILLAQNNLLVSEGFVWQLVTSMFVHFGIFHLLFNMFALYYFGSIIEHAYGKSRFLIIYFVSGITGNIATYFLLPYNVLSGGASGAIFGLLGAYVILSRNVGGLGAALVYALWVFLASSIIPGVNIVAHLIGLISGIVSGAFLIRRPRYYLVSS; encoded by the coding sequence ATGTCTATAGTAAGGCTGCAATCAATAACGCTTATTCTGATTATAATAAACGTCATTGTGTTCATTCCTGTAAGTATTAACTATACAATTCTTATACTGCTAGCCCAAAATAATTTATTAGTGAGCGAGGGATTCGTATGGCAGTTAGTAACCTCCATGTTTGTTCATTTTGGGATTTTTCATTTGTTATTTAATATGTTTGCATTGTATTATTTTGGTAGTATTATAGAGCATGCATATGGTAAGTCTCGATTTCTCATAATATACTTTGTGTCTGGTATTACAGGCAATATTGCAACATATTTTCTTTTACCTTATAATGTGCTATCTGGGGGGGCTTCAGGCGCTATTTTTGGGCTCCTTGGAGCATATGTAATATTGAGCAGGAATGTTGGAGGATTAGGAGCAGCTTTAGTCTATGCTTTATGGGTTTTTCTCGCTAGTTCGATAATACCCGGAGTAAATATAGTAGCACACCTAATAGGGCTTATTAGCGGTATCGTATCTGGTGCATTTTTAATCCGAAGACCTAGATATTACCTAGTATCGAGTTAA
- the surE gene encoding 5'/3'-nucleotidase SurE: MAHILISNDDGINSIGLIALKRALEGLGTLYVVAPEINRSGISKALQMFSLRIKQVVLDDGSIAYAINGTPADSYFIFKYKIFHRDPDLVVSGINLGCNVGVSDILTSGTIGAALEAGLHGVPAIAISLCVKPGKKLSLTLDDFSVAMRIARQVAERILTRGMPRGTYLISINIPENPRGIKITKPAWYVYGDIYVDNGDGTYSAARSKTDIYSDFDGKDSDINAVFRKRFVSITPIRIEIKSPKKTFRDLLKDIRL; encoded by the coding sequence ATGGCACATATACTAATATCTAATGATGATGGTATTAATTCGATCGGACTAATTGCACTTAAAAGGGCTTTAGAAGGTTTAGGCACTTTATATGTTGTTGCACCTGAGATTAATAGAAGTGGGATTAGTAAAGCTTTACAAATGTTTTCCCTCAGGATCAAACAGGTTGTATTAGATGATGGAAGTATAGCTTATGCCATAAATGGTACGCCCGCTGACTCATATTTTATTTTTAAGTATAAGATCTTCCATCGTGATCCAGATCTAGTGGTGTCAGGAATAAACTTGGGATGCAACGTTGGAGTTAGTGATATATTAACTTCCGGTACGATAGGTGCTGCTTTAGAGGCTGGGTTACATGGTGTTCCTGCTATCGCAATTTCTTTGTGTGTTAAGCCGGGAAAAAAGTTATCATTAACGTTAGATGACTTTAGTGTTGCTATGAGGATTGCACGTCAGGTTGCTGAGCGAATTCTTACTAGGGGAATGCCTCGTGGTACATATTTAATTTCAATAAATATTCCGGAGAATCCTCGTGGCATTAAAATAACAAAACCTGCATGGTATGTTTATGGTGATATATATGTAGATAATGGTGATGGAACTTATTCTGCTGCTCGATCAAAAACAGATATTTACAGCGATTTTGACGGAAAGGATAGCGATATTAATGCAGTGTTCAGGAAGAGATTCGTATCAATAACTCCTATAAGAATAGAGATAAAGTCACCTAAGAAAACTTTTCGTGATTTGTTAAAAGATATAAGGCTTTAG
- a CDS encoding alpha-ketoacid dehydrogenase subunit beta, whose amino-acid sequence MAVINILQAINASLKEEMQKDDRIVVLGEDVGRLGGVFRVTDGLLKEFGENRVIDTPLSETGIIGISIGMAIYGLIPIAEIQFQDFIFTAFEEIVNHLAKMRYRSGGQFTAHVVIRTPYGGGVKGGHYHSQSGEAYFAHTAGLKVVIPSTPYDAKGLLKAAIRDQDPVIFMEPKKIYRAIKEEVPDDDYIVPLGKSRIVKEGYDVSIYSYGAMVHVALEAAELASREGYNVEIIDLRTLIPLDIQTIINSVKKTGRAIILHEAPKTLGFGAEISALISEKAIEYLKAPIIRVTGFDTPFPYTLENLYMPNAQRVLKAIKHVMSY is encoded by the coding sequence ATGGCCGTCATTAACATATTACAGGCGATAAATGCATCACTAAAAGAGGAAATGCAGAAAGATGACAGAATAGTGGTGCTAGGCGAAGATGTAGGAAGATTAGGGGGAGTATTCAGGGTCACTGATGGATTACTTAAGGAATTCGGTGAAAACAGAGTCATAGACACACCATTAAGCGAGACCGGAATCATTGGTATTTCTATAGGGATGGCCATATACGGTCTCATACCAATTGCAGAGATACAATTTCAAGATTTCATTTTCACAGCATTCGAAGAAATAGTAAATCACTTAGCAAAGATGAGATATAGGTCAGGAGGACAGTTTACCGCTCATGTAGTTATACGAACACCTTACGGTGGTGGTGTAAAAGGTGGACATTATCATTCACAAAGCGGAGAAGCATACTTCGCACACACAGCAGGACTAAAGGTCGTGATACCATCAACACCATATGATGCAAAAGGATTACTCAAAGCAGCGATCAGGGACCAAGACCCGGTAATATTCATGGAACCGAAAAAAATATACAGGGCAATCAAAGAAGAAGTACCTGATGATGACTACATAGTCCCTCTAGGAAAATCAAGGATAGTCAAAGAAGGTTATGATGTCTCGATATACTCATATGGAGCAATGGTTCATGTAGCTCTTGAAGCAGCAGAACTAGCAAGCAGAGAAGGTTACAATGTAGAAATCATAGACCTACGAACATTAATACCACTAGATATACAAACCATAATAAATTCTGTCAAGAAAACAGGTAGAGCAATAATATTACACGAAGCTCCCAAAACACTCGGGTTTGGTGCTGAAATTTCTGCACTAATAAGCGAAAAAGCCATAGAATATTTAAAAGCGCCAATAATCAGAGTGACAGGGTTCGATACACCATTTCCTTATACACTTGAAAATCTCTACATGCCTAACGCGCAACGTGTTCTTAAAGCTATAAAACATGTTATGTCATACTAG
- the pdhA gene encoding pyruvate dehydrogenase (acetyl-transferring) E1 component subunit alpha, with translation MVLRVMSISGIDIDRAIKTFQILKPDGTYDQELEPKLTSNELKHLYKTMLTVRILDKKMLILQRQGRIGFYITSEGEEAAYVGSAYALGPDDWIFPAYREPGAALIRGATLKELIAQVYGNAADVNKGRQMPNHWGFKRINYVTPGSPVGTQIPMATGFAIAAKLRNDKRVVLTYFGDGASSTSEFHTGMNFAGVFKAPVVFLCRNNQYAISLPVSRQTASITIAIKAIAYGFQGIRIDGNDILASYAITKEAIEKARKGEGPTLIEAVTYRLGAHSTSDDPTKYRTHEEVETMRRYDPLKRFRIYLESKGIWSEDDENETAKKIEDEINIIINEMEQTPPPDPRTLFEDVYAEMPWNLKEQMELLLDELKEKEKEIQEVK, from the coding sequence ATGGTGTTACGTGTAATGTCAATTTCTGGGATTGATATTGATCGTGCAATAAAAACATTTCAAATTCTTAAACCAGATGGAACATATGATCAAGAACTTGAGCCAAAACTTACATCAAACGAATTAAAACACTTGTACAAAACAATGTTGACAGTGCGTATATTGGATAAAAAGATGTTAATCTTACAAAGACAAGGTAGAATTGGATTTTATATTACCTCAGAAGGAGAAGAGGCAGCATATGTGGGAAGCGCATACGCATTAGGACCTGATGATTGGATATTTCCAGCCTACAGAGAACCTGGAGCAGCACTAATAAGAGGCGCTACATTAAAAGAACTAATAGCCCAAGTGTATGGCAATGCAGCAGATGTAAACAAAGGCAGACAAATGCCTAATCACTGGGGATTTAAACGAATAAACTACGTAACACCTGGAAGTCCTGTTGGAACTCAAATACCAATGGCAACAGGTTTTGCAATAGCTGCAAAGCTACGTAATGATAAACGCGTAGTACTTACATACTTTGGTGATGGAGCATCATCAACAAGCGAATTCCACACTGGTATGAATTTTGCAGGAGTCTTCAAGGCACCTGTAGTATTTCTTTGCAGAAATAATCAATACGCAATCTCACTTCCAGTTTCTAGACAAACTGCAAGCATAACGATCGCAATAAAAGCTATAGCATACGGATTTCAAGGTATAAGAATCGATGGAAATGATATACTTGCATCATACGCAATAACGAAGGAAGCCATTGAAAAAGCTCGTAAAGGTGAAGGTCCCACCTTAATTGAGGCAGTAACCTATAGACTCGGTGCGCATTCCACGTCAGACGATCCTACAAAATACAGAACTCATGAAGAAGTCGAGACAATGCGGCGTTATGATCCGCTTAAACGATTTAGAATTTACCTAGAATCAAAAGGAATATGGAGCGAAGATGATGAGAATGAGACAGCAAAAAAGATTGAAGATGAAATAAATATCATAATTAATGAAATGGAGCAAACACCACCCCCAGACCCAAGAACTTTATTCGAAGATGTGTATGCTGAAATGCCCTGGAACCTAAAAGAACAAATGGAACTTCTTCTGGATGAACTAAAAGAGAAAGAAAAAGAAATCCAGGAGGTCAAATAA